One region of Ahniella affigens genomic DNA includes:
- a CDS encoding MarR family winged helix-turn-helix transcriptional regulator: MTTPAYATRSLGTKLRHLSDLLDQAVAARYHDDGMADYRPRFTPIMRCLLAEAPQSIATLASKAGLTHSACSQTVAQMRKAGFVASVPGKDAREQLVSLTPRGRKLRGKLEAHWIASKRAADALDAELPYPLSRLLDEAIAALEREPHSNRLAHYHPKSAP; the protein is encoded by the coding sequence ATGACGACTCCCGCCTACGCCACGCGTTCCCTCGGCACCAAACTACGCCACCTGTCTGATCTGCTCGATCAAGCCGTTGCCGCGCGCTATCACGACGACGGCATGGCCGATTACCGGCCGCGTTTCACGCCCATCATGCGCTGCCTGCTCGCCGAAGCGCCGCAGTCCATTGCCACGCTTGCCAGCAAAGCCGGACTGACCCATTCGGCGTGCAGTCAGACCGTGGCGCAGATGCGAAAGGCTGGGTTCGTAGCATCTGTACCAGGGAAGGATGCGCGCGAGCAGCTCGTTTCGCTCACACCTCGGGGCCGCAAGTTGCGCGGCAAGCTAGAAGCCCATTGGATCGCGAGTAAGCGCGCTGCCGACGCTTTGGACGCTGAATTGCCCTACCCACTCAGTCGCCTGCTTGACGAGGCAATCGCTGCGCTGGAACGCGAGCCGCACTCTAACCGCCTCGCTCATTACCACCCCAAATCTGCCCCGTGA
- a CDS encoding S41 family peptidase, which translates to MLQIIDEIKQHYVVKDRVAAIVDVLTSQHAAGFYDVESPAEFARRISLDLERVSADGHLYLKQDPDRYAAMTEHDEADQALAALLEKQAVLSNSGIEQLEILPGNVRLMRLSQFRWSPRRTPRDHADAARFLVEGDALIVDLRDNSGGSSDAADSLLERLLPPDPLRPRSKQSRQRNRRLIGKPIFVLINAGTGSAAEAFAYQAQAERVATIVGMPSYGAANNTRFTPIPPSFVLSASSNIPINPITGTNWEGVGVKPDLSVSSDLALPAAHAKAIALLAAKPGLSAAQAAAYQWALAPPSAIVAKVSVPASKRRRYAGCFGVIALQLRDGKLYFSRHDRPKRPQQVELVPLDANGQFLAPGYKDLRVKVEATGITLMHGSADAVERFERGTCDSGDSGGVHSGHAL; encoded by the coding sequence TTGCTGCAGATTATCGATGAGATCAAGCAGCACTATGTGGTTAAGGATCGTGTGGCGGCGATTGTCGACGTGCTGACCTCGCAGCACGCAGCAGGATTCTATGATGTCGAATCACCGGCAGAATTTGCGCGGCGCATCAGTCTAGACCTTGAGCGCGTATCTGCCGACGGGCACCTGTACCTGAAGCAGGATCCGGATCGTTATGCTGCGATGACCGAGCACGATGAAGCAGATCAGGCATTGGCCGCCTTGCTCGAAAAGCAGGCCGTGTTGTCCAACAGTGGCATAGAGCAGTTGGAGATTCTTCCAGGAAACGTCCGCCTGATGCGGCTCAGTCAATTCCGATGGAGCCCGCGTCGCACACCCAGGGACCATGCCGATGCCGCGCGCTTTCTCGTTGAAGGTGACGCGCTGATTGTCGATCTGCGCGACAACAGTGGTGGTTCCAGCGATGCAGCAGACAGCCTGCTCGAACGACTGTTGCCTCCCGACCCTCTGCGCCCTAGGAGCAAGCAGTCGCGTCAGCGCAACCGACGCCTGATCGGTAAACCGATATTCGTGTTGATCAATGCTGGTACGGGCTCGGCGGCCGAAGCGTTTGCGTACCAAGCCCAGGCAGAACGCGTCGCCACGATTGTGGGCATGCCCTCTTATGGTGCGGCGAACAATACGCGCTTTACGCCAATCCCACCGAGTTTTGTGCTGAGCGCGTCGTCGAATATTCCAATCAACCCAATTACTGGGACGAATTGGGAAGGCGTTGGTGTCAAACCGGATCTTTCAGTTTCGTCAGATCTGGCATTGCCAGCCGCGCATGCGAAGGCCATTGCGCTTTTGGCAGCCAAGCCTGGCCTGAGCGCTGCTCAAGCGGCGGCATACCAATGGGCGCTGGCGCCGCCTTCGGCGATCGTTGCAAAGGTCAGTGTCCCCGCCAGCAAACGCCGAAGGTATGCCGGATGCTTCGGCGTTATTGCGCTGCAACTGCGTGATGGCAAGCTCTACTTTTCGAGACACGACCGTCCTAAGCGCCCGCAACAGGTTGAGTTGGTGCCGCTTGATGCCAATGGGCAGTTTCTGGCGCCGGGCTACAAAGATCTTCGCGTCAAGGTTGAAGCCACTGGCATCACCCTAATGCATGGCAGTGCGGATGCTGTTGAGCGATTCGAGCGCGGCACGTGCGATTCCGGAGACAGCGGGGGCGTACACAGCGGGCACGCACTCTGA
- a CDS encoding alpha/beta fold hydrolase: MNRRSLLKGGVALACTPLSACITTRSRPREPSGLALNLEQFHQARRVQATPMGEISYLDRGDGPVVLFLHGFPLNSFQWRGAIARLCGTHRCIAPDFLGLGYTRVAEGADLSPHGQLEMLDYLLAVLKIDQFHLIANDSGAAIAQLLLAQKPRHVRSLLLTNGDVETDSPPAALLPVIELAKQGTFANEWLAPWLADKTLARSANGIGGMCYSLPDQPSDDAINCYFTPVCADAKKRAAIHQYAIGLEVNVLAGITPRLQQNKVPVSIVWGMADTIFAKTSPDYLAATVGAVKRVRRLEGAKLFWPEEYPDIIAEEARWLWQQ; this comes from the coding sequence ATGAATCGTAGGAGTCTACTCAAAGGCGGAGTCGCGCTCGCCTGCACGCCGCTCAGTGCTTGCATCACGACGCGATCGCGGCCGCGAGAGCCCAGTGGGCTGGCCTTGAACCTCGAGCAGTTCCATCAGGCGCGGCGCGTTCAGGCAACGCCGATGGGCGAGATCAGCTATCTGGATCGCGGAGACGGGCCGGTCGTGCTGTTCCTTCACGGTTTCCCGCTCAACAGTTTTCAATGGCGGGGTGCGATCGCGCGACTGTGCGGTACCCATCGCTGCATTGCCCCAGACTTTCTGGGGCTCGGCTACACCCGAGTTGCCGAAGGCGCCGATCTCAGTCCGCATGGACAGCTTGAGATGCTGGACTATCTGCTAGCCGTGTTGAAAATCGATCAGTTCCACTTGATCGCGAACGACTCCGGTGCAGCGATCGCGCAGTTGTTGTTGGCACAAAAACCGCGTCATGTGCGAAGCCTACTGCTCACCAATGGCGACGTAGAAACTGACAGCCCGCCAGCGGCACTACTGCCCGTCATTGAACTTGCCAAGCAAGGAACATTTGCTAACGAATGGCTGGCGCCCTGGCTCGCTGACAAGACTTTGGCGCGCTCAGCGAACGGAATCGGTGGTATGTGCTACAGCTTGCCAGACCAGCCAAGCGACGACGCGATCAACTGCTACTTCACACCCGTCTGTGCGGATGCCAAGAAACGTGCCGCGATCCACCAATATGCGATAGGACTTGAGGTCAATGTCTTGGCCGGGATTACTCCAAGACTGCAGCAGAACAAGGTGCCGGTCAGCATCGTGTGGGGCATGGCAGACACGATCTTTGCGAAGACAAGCCCTGACTATCTGGCGGCCACCGTCGGCGCAGTGAAGCGCGTCCGGCGCCTGGAAGGCGCAAAGCTGTTCTGGCCCGAAGAATATCCCGACATCATCGCCGAGGAGGCTCGCTGGCTATGGCAACAATGA
- a CDS encoding helix-turn-helix transcriptional regulator → MYVRHCGDDPVVAEAGQVLFQNPNEATRFSHPIAGGDGTLWLQIAPMMLQELVPRNLCVQDSMNFSIPRLRIDPRTQVLVSLLRHSLKEQIAEPLEAESLSLTLVHRALGPATSLAVDATRSRRNLVDRTKLVLASDLSKRWSLAEIGAAMCVSPVYLTQVFQQVERIPLYRYHLRLRLARALDLIATVDDLTAISNELGFSSHSHFSAAFVQLYGRTPSEFRDSAVRR, encoded by the coding sequence ATGTATGTGCGTCACTGTGGCGACGACCCGGTCGTGGCTGAGGCGGGGCAAGTGTTGTTTCAGAATCCAAACGAAGCAACCCGCTTCAGCCATCCGATCGCCGGCGGCGACGGAACGCTCTGGCTACAGATCGCCCCGATGATGCTTCAGGAACTGGTGCCAAGGAACCTATGCGTTCAAGACTCGATGAACTTCAGCATTCCGCGACTGCGCATCGATCCGCGGACACAGGTGCTCGTATCGCTATTGCGCCATAGTCTGAAAGAGCAGATCGCCGAGCCCCTGGAAGCCGAGAGTCTTTCACTCACACTGGTCCATCGCGCATTGGGGCCGGCGACCTCCTTGGCCGTTGACGCGACCCGAAGCCGACGCAATCTGGTCGATCGCACAAAGCTCGTGCTGGCCAGCGACCTATCGAAGCGCTGGTCGTTAGCTGAGATCGGCGCGGCCATGTGTGTGTCGCCGGTATACCTCACTCAAGTGTTTCAGCAAGTCGAACGGATCCCACTGTATCGATACCACCTGCGGCTGCGGCTTGCGCGGGCTCTGGATTTGATCGCAACGGTCGACGACTTGACCGCGATCAGCAACGAACTGGGATTTTCAAGCCACAGCCACTTCAGTGCTGCGTTTGTGCAACTCTACGGTCGCACGCCATCGGAATTCCGCGATTCTGCCGTGCGCCGTTAG
- a CDS encoding DUF4331 family protein: MNQIQSLVLACVLAGCSNTLSASDHLDSPTVTADPAADIADLYGWMSPDRGELNLVMDISGKRFSDTILYSLHVGSSRDLHGSQAEVTIDCRFDQQARVRCAMGNDVAAGDASGNKGLWSQHRQFHVFAGLRDDPFFNNVRGTRQAYDVAAMALASATMDDAGCPQFGADTASEIKALWRQTDGGPAQNFLSGWSVSALILSVSVKSINQGGPLLSIWASTHATTANGEADTLVQVDRVGRTLTGNALLGLLNAEIDVDQLKEQYNRAAPKEWPGFTAEIARGLARYDAFDGHCGNQWLADASTGADRYARLAALLADDRLWIDSRFGRCEHAFAVELGHSQKFHDCGGRTPSIDTIDAFRSLLIHGNTSDFSDGVSQDAPMPSSTRFPFLAKP, encoded by the coding sequence ATGAACCAGATTCAAAGCCTTGTGCTTGCATGCGTGTTGGCCGGTTGCAGCAACACCCTATCGGCCTCCGACCATCTCGACAGCCCAACGGTGACGGCGGATCCTGCTGCCGACATTGCCGACCTGTACGGATGGATGTCTCCTGATCGTGGTGAGCTGAACCTGGTGATGGATATCAGTGGCAAACGGTTCTCCGACACCATTCTCTATTCGCTTCACGTCGGCAGCAGTCGCGATCTGCACGGCAGTCAAGCCGAGGTCACCATCGACTGCCGATTTGACCAACAAGCGCGCGTTCGTTGCGCGATGGGTAACGACGTGGCAGCAGGTGACGCCTCTGGCAACAAAGGTCTGTGGAGCCAGCATCGGCAGTTCCACGTCTTCGCCGGGCTCCGCGATGACCCCTTCTTCAACAATGTGCGCGGCACACGACAAGCATACGATGTGGCGGCGATGGCACTCGCGAGCGCCACCATGGATGACGCCGGCTGTCCGCAATTCGGAGCCGATACGGCGTCCGAGATCAAGGCGCTCTGGCGACAAACGGATGGCGGTCCGGCACAGAACTTCCTGAGCGGTTGGTCGGTCAGTGCGTTGATCCTCTCAGTGAGCGTCAAGTCGATCAATCAGGGTGGGCCACTGTTGTCGATTTGGGCGAGTACCCATGCAACCACTGCGAATGGCGAAGCTGACACGTTGGTTCAGGTAGACCGAGTCGGACGCACCTTGACTGGAAATGCCTTGCTCGGACTCTTGAATGCTGAGATCGACGTCGACCAACTCAAGGAACAATATAATCGTGCAGCACCGAAAGAATGGCCTGGCTTCACGGCAGAAATCGCCCGCGGGCTGGCCCGCTACGACGCGTTCGACGGACATTGCGGCAATCAGTGGCTCGCCGACGCGTCAACGGGCGCCGACCGTTATGCCAGACTGGCAGCGTTGCTCGCAGACGATCGGCTTTGGATCGACAGTCGGTTTGGACGGTGTGAGCACGCGTTCGCAGTCGAACTGGGGCACAGTCAGAAGTTTCATGATTGCGGCGGCAGAACACCGAGTATCGACACCATTGATGCATTCCGATCGCTGCTGATTCATGGCAATACGTCCGATTTCAGCGATGGCGTCAGTCAAGACGCGCCGATGCCATCATCGACTCGCTTCCCATTTCTGGCAAAGCCCTAA